In one Pseudodesulfovibrio tunisiensis genomic region, the following are encoded:
- the ilvB gene encoding biosynthetic-type acetolactate synthase large subunit, which yields MEMTGAQILLKCLEKEGVDVVFGFPGGAVIDIYDEIPNSSVEHILVRHEQGAIHAADGYARATGNVGVCLVTSGPGATNTVTGIATAYGDSIPVVVFTGQVPTPLIGNDAFQEVDIVGITRPCTKHNYLVKDIKDLARTVKQAFYLARSGRPGPVLVDLPKDVITASCEFEYPEEVHMRSYNPNVKPHIGQVRKVADLIRKAERPLFYTGGGVISSRSHEELVWLADNLRIPVTSTLMGLGAYPGEGDMWLGMLGMHGTYAANMAVNNCDLLLAVGSRFDDRVTGKISTFAPHATIVHIDVDPTSIQKNVSVHVPLVADCKAALGALKRELKPSLDQVDCGEKRRDWIDQVTQWSQEHPLTYIDESDSIKPQYVVEKIYEITRGDAIIATEVGQNQMWAAQFYKFKGPNSLLTSGGLGTMGYGFPAAMGAQRAFRDKLVIDIAGDGSIQMCIQEMMTVVCNKLPVKIVILNNGYLGMVRQWQELFYDRNYCETCMDAQPDFVKLAEAYGAAGFRITEKKDVESTLREAFALDKPVIVDVRVAREENVYPMVPAGASLTEMLLV from the coding sequence ATGGAAATGACCGGGGCCCAGATCCTTTTGAAGTGTCTGGAAAAAGAGGGAGTGGATGTCGTGTTCGGTTTTCCGGGCGGCGCAGTCATCGACATTTATGATGAAATTCCCAATTCTTCCGTAGAGCATATTCTCGTACGTCACGAACAGGGCGCGATTCACGCGGCTGACGGCTATGCCCGGGCAACGGGCAATGTAGGGGTATGCCTGGTCACTTCCGGCCCCGGTGCGACGAATACGGTTACCGGGATCGCCACCGCGTATGGAGACTCCATTCCGGTGGTGGTCTTTACCGGGCAGGTGCCCACGCCGCTCATCGGCAACGATGCCTTTCAGGAAGTGGACATCGTGGGCATCACCCGGCCCTGCACCAAGCACAACTATCTGGTCAAGGACATCAAGGACCTGGCGCGTACAGTGAAGCAGGCCTTTTATCTGGCGCGCTCCGGTCGTCCCGGTCCCGTTCTGGTGGACTTGCCCAAGGACGTCATCACCGCCTCGTGCGAATTCGAGTATCCCGAAGAAGTGCACATGCGCAGCTACAATCCGAATGTGAAACCGCACATCGGACAGGTGCGCAAGGTCGCCGATCTGATCAGAAAGGCGGAACGGCCGCTGTTCTACACGGGCGGCGGCGTTATTTCCTCCAGAAGTCACGAAGAGCTGGTCTGGCTGGCGGACAACCTCAGGATTCCCGTGACCTCCACCCTGATGGGACTGGGTGCGTATCCGGGCGAAGGGGACATGTGGCTGGGCATGCTCGGCATGCACGGCACCTATGCCGCGAACATGGCGGTGAACAACTGCGATCTGCTTCTGGCCGTTGGCTCGCGTTTCGACGACCGCGTCACGGGCAAGATCAGCACGTTTGCCCCGCATGCCACCATCGTGCATATCGATGTGGACCCCACTTCCATTCAGAAGAACGTGTCCGTGCACGTCCCGCTGGTTGCGGATTGCAAGGCTGCGCTTGGTGCGCTCAAACGGGAGCTGAAACCTTCCCTTGATCAGGTCGACTGCGGTGAAAAGCGCCGCGACTGGATTGATCAGGTGACGCAGTGGAGTCAGGAGCATCCGCTTACCTACATTGATGAAAGCGATTCCATCAAACCGCAGTATGTGGTGGAAAAGATTTACGAGATCACCAGGGGTGACGCGATCATTGCCACGGAAGTCGGGCAGAATCAGATGTGGGCGGCCCAGTTCTACAAGTTCAAGGGGCCGAATTCCCTGCTTACCTCCGGCGGACTTGGCACCATGGGGTACGGGTTTCCCGCAGCCATGGGCGCACAGCGCGCGTTTCGCGACAAGCTCGTCATCGACATCGCCGGTGACGGCTCCATCCAGATGTGCATTCAGGAAATGATGACCGTGGTCTGCAACAAGCTGCCTGTGAAAATCGTCATTCTCAACAACGGCTATCTCGGCATGGTTCGGCAGTGGCAGGAGCTGTTTTACGACCGGAACTACTGCGAGACCTGCATGGACGCGCAGCCGGATTTCGTGAAGCTGGCCGAAGCCTACGGAGCCGCCGGGTTCCGGATTACGGAAAAAAAGGACGTGGAATCAACCCTGCGCGAAGCCTTCGCTCTGGACAAGCCGGTCATCGTGGATGTCCGGGTGGCCCGGGAGGAGAACGTGTATCCCATGGTTCCGGCTGGTGCGTCCCTGACTGAAATGCTGCTGGTGTAG
- a CDS encoding DUF465 domain-containing protein translates to MEARDIEIIERYQSQDAELKALWDQHTSFEKMLAKMESKSALSPTETQEIKELKKKKLAGKTKLQTLLDKYRQTEA, encoded by the coding sequence ATGGAAGCCAGAGACATTGAAATCATTGAGCGGTACCAGTCCCAGGACGCCGAACTCAAGGCGCTATGGGACCAGCACACCTCTTTTGAGAAGATGCTCGCCAAGATGGAATCCAAGTCGGCCCTGAGCCCGACCGAGACGCAGGAAATCAAGGAACTCAAGAAGAAGAAGCTGGCGGGCAAGACCAAGTTGCAGACCTTGTTGGACAAGTATCGACAAACGGAGGCTTAG
- a CDS encoding DUF167 domain-containing protein: protein MTNTSSSIQHEFVNFAGNGTWRVAVWVQPGSKTDGPAGLYQGCAKIKLSAPAVDNKANKALVAFVAKRLGLKKRQIEIETGHTDRRKRLAVNAAVEPDWERLLPPVGTA, encoded by the coding sequence ATGACGAACACTTCCTCTTCAATACAGCACGAATTCGTGAATTTTGCCGGAAACGGCACGTGGCGGGTCGCCGTTTGGGTCCAACCGGGATCCAAGACGGATGGACCCGCCGGTTTGTATCAGGGGTGCGCAAAGATTAAGCTTTCCGCCCCTGCCGTGGACAACAAGGCGAACAAAGCACTTGTGGCTTTTGTGGCAAAACGATTAGGATTGAAAAAACGCCAGATCGAAATTGAAACAGGCCATACTGACCGCAGAAAGCGGCTGGCCGTCAATGCGGCGGTGGAACCCGATTGGGAAAGGCTGTTGCCTCCGGTCGGCACCGCGTGA
- the ilvC gene encoding ketol-acid reductoisomerase, which yields MKVYYEKDADLKFLKDKTVAIIGYGSQGHAHAQNLRDSGVNVIVAQRPGGPNYDLAKEHGFEPMSVADASKQADLIMILLPDQYQADVFRKDIQPNLVPGNAIAFGHGFNIHYQQITAPKGVDVMMIAPKGPGHLVRRTYTEGGAVPALVAVAQDESGKAMDIALAYAKGIGATRSGVIETTFREETETDLFGEQAVLCGGLTELCKAGFETLVEAGYQPEVAYFECLHELKLIIDLMYEGGMAKMRYSISDTAEFGDYVTGPRIITDETREEMRRVLKDIQQGRFARDFILDNQAGQVGLKTMRRVNAEHQIEEVGGRLREMMSWLKKD from the coding sequence ATGAAAGTGTATTACGAAAAGGATGCTGATCTGAAATTTCTCAAGGACAAGACCGTTGCCATCATCGGCTATGGCAGCCAGGGTCATGCCCATGCCCAGAACCTGCGCGATTCCGGCGTGAACGTGATCGTGGCGCAGCGCCCCGGCGGTCCGAATTATGATCTGGCCAAGGAGCACGGCTTCGAGCCCATGAGCGTTGCCGATGCTTCCAAGCAGGCGGACTTGATCATGATTCTGCTGCCCGACCAGTATCAGGCCGATGTGTTCAGAAAGGACATTCAGCCCAATCTGGTTCCCGGCAATGCGATTGCCTTTGGTCACGGCTTCAACATCCACTACCAGCAGATCACCGCGCCCAAGGGTGTTGACGTGATGATGATCGCGCCCAAGGGCCCGGGCCATCTGGTTCGCCGCACCTACACCGAGGGCGGCGCTGTTCCCGCTCTGGTGGCAGTTGCACAGGACGAGTCCGGCAAGGCCATGGACATTGCTCTGGCCTACGCCAAGGGCATCGGCGCCACTCGCTCCGGTGTTATCGAGACCACGTTTCGCGAGGAGACCGAGACCGACCTGTTCGGCGAGCAGGCCGTGCTGTGCGGCGGTCTGACCGAACTGTGCAAGGCCGGCTTCGAGACTCTGGTGGAAGCCGGATATCAGCCCGAGGTCGCGTACTTCGAATGCCTGCACGAGCTCAAGCTGATCATCGACCTGATGTACGAGGGCGGCATGGCCAAGATGCGCTATTCCATCTCCGACACCGCCGAGTTCGGTGATTACGTGACCGGTCCCCGCATCATCACGGACGAGACCCGCGAGGAGATGCGCCGCGTGCTCAAGGACATTCAGCAGGGCCGTTTTGCCCGTGACTTCATTCTGGACAATCAGGCCGGTCAGGTCGGACTCAAGACCATGCGCCGCGTGAACGCCGAGCACCAGATCGAGGAAGTCGGCGGTCGTCTGCGCGAGATGATGAGCTGGCTCAAGAAGGATTAG
- the ilvN gene encoding acetolactate synthase small subunit, whose translation MSKHTLSVTVENEPGVLSRVAGLFSGRGFNIESLNVAPTLEKGVSLMTIVAEGDDQIIEQIVKQLRKLVPTVKVRDLTELDSVDREMVLLKVNAEDSKRAEILRIVDIFRCKVVDVSPDELTIEVTGDQGKITALINLLTRFGIKEIARTGNVAMMRAMQSSL comes from the coding sequence ATGAGCAAGCACACACTTTCCGTCACGGTTGAAAACGAACCCGGCGTGCTGTCCCGGGTGGCCGGGCTGTTCAGCGGCCGCGGCTTCAATATCGAGTCCCTCAATGTTGCGCCCACTCTGGAAAAGGGCGTTTCCCTCATGACCATCGTTGCCGAGGGCGACGACCAGATCATCGAGCAGATCGTCAAGCAGCTTCGCAAGCTGGTACCCACCGTCAAGGTGCGCGATCTTACGGAACTGGATTCCGTGGACCGTGAAATGGTGTTGCTCAAGGTCAATGCCGAGGATTCCAAGCGTGCGGAAATTCTCCGCATTGTGGATATCTTCCGGTGCAAGGTCGTGGACGTGAGTCCCGACGAACTGACCATTGAAGTGACTGGCGATCAGGGCAAGATCACCGCACTGATCAATCTGCTTACCCGTTTCGGCATCAAGGAGATAGCCCGTACCGGCAATGTAGCCATGATGCGGGCCATGCAGAGCAGCCTATAG
- a CDS encoding DivIVA domain-containing protein, with product MTLSKIDLLNKRFSRRMFGYSRLEVDQFLLELAEVLGDAAETQKSLKKKVKRLESAVSEYRQRDETLRDTLMSTQKMVDDLKVQASREAQLILDEARTKADATVQKGHNRLAQLHEEIESIKRQRTQFEIQLKGLLQAHMEMLERCDPERDKFEEMESKLKYLKKAE from the coding sequence GTGACGCTTTCCAAGATCGATCTTCTCAACAAGCGGTTTTCCCGCAGAATGTTCGGGTACTCCCGGCTCGAGGTGGACCAGTTCCTCCTTGAACTCGCCGAGGTGCTCGGAGATGCGGCGGAAACCCAGAAATCCCTGAAAAAAAAGGTCAAGCGGCTGGAATCGGCCGTGAGCGAATATCGCCAGCGGGACGAAACCCTGCGCGATACGCTCATGAGTACCCAGAAAATGGTGGACGACCTCAAGGTACAGGCGTCCAGGGAAGCCCAGCTCATTCTGGACGAGGCTCGCACCAAGGCCGATGCCACGGTGCAGAAGGGTCACAACCGGCTTGCTCAACTGCATGAGGAGATAGAGTCCATCAAGCGCCAGCGCACGCAGTTCGAAATTCAACTGAAGGGGCTACTACAGGCGCATATGGAAATGCTGGAAAGGTGCGACCCCGAACGTGACAAGTTCGAGGAAATGGAGTCAAAGCTCAAGTATCTGAAAAAAGCTGAATGA
- a CDS encoding HAD family hydrolase translates to MIQLNDLMRLDCLKGLKCIVFDCDGVLIDSYDANMRYYGMVKETLGLPPLTPDEKVYVHSHTHKEGLEYITPEDRFEDAWKFQEGFHYKDLLPYLKLSDGLHELLWWLRDAGFLMAVNTSRTDTMPLILNQFDLEPYFHPVITSADVRRPKPNAEGMHRIMAKLNVEAHEIAFIGDTAVDMRTARNSGVRFWAYGDELLDADVHISDFWTLRRLLHRAYEGAGRII, encoded by the coding sequence GTGATTCAACTGAATGACCTCATGCGGCTGGACTGCCTCAAGGGCCTGAAGTGCATAGTGTTTGATTGCGATGGTGTGCTGATCGATTCATACGACGCGAACATGCGGTATTACGGGATGGTCAAGGAGACGCTGGGACTGCCTCCGCTTACTCCGGATGAAAAAGTGTATGTGCACAGCCACACCCACAAGGAAGGGCTGGAATACATCACTCCCGAGGACCGTTTCGAGGATGCGTGGAAATTTCAGGAAGGATTTCATTACAAGGACCTGCTTCCGTATCTCAAGCTGTCCGACGGGTTGCATGAACTGCTCTGGTGGCTGCGGGACGCGGGCTTTCTCATGGCCGTGAACACCAGCCGTACCGATACCATGCCTCTGATTCTGAACCAGTTCGATCTGGAGCCGTATTTCCACCCGGTCATCACCTCCGCCGATGTGCGGCGGCCCAAGCCCAATGCCGAGGGCATGCATCGGATCATGGCCAAGCTGAATGTGGAAGCCCATGAGATCGCCTTCATCGGCGATACTGCCGTGGACATGCGCACTGCGCGGAATTCCGGTGTGCGTTTCTGGGCCTATGGCGACGAGTTGCTTGATGCAGACGTGCACATATCGGATTTCTGGACTTTGCGTCGACTGCTGCATAGGGCATACGAAGGGGCGGGACGCATCATTTAG
- a CDS encoding CDP-alcohol phosphatidyltransferase family protein, with protein sequence MSRDSIWTVPNLLTASRILLTPAFVVAYTSERFYLAWALFAIAGLTDALDGFLARLLRQRSQLGAMLDPLADKTLLVTSFICLALQGWIPTWLAVLAVSRDAIIVGGLVFLQIWGVDVKSRIQPIWASKFTTTAQILLVIYVMLEKTFMFSFPVLLQSLIWVTGLLTIVSGILYFRRGFAMMAEPIEDRTC encoded by the coding sequence ATGAGCCGCGATTCGATTTGGACCGTTCCGAATCTGCTGACCGCCAGCCGCATTCTGCTGACGCCGGCTTTTGTCGTGGCCTATACCAGCGAGCGTTTCTATCTGGCGTGGGCTCTGTTCGCCATTGCGGGACTGACCGATGCTCTGGACGGTTTTCTGGCCCGTCTGCTGCGCCAGCGCTCTCAGCTCGGAGCCATGCTCGACCCGTTGGCAGACAAGACCCTGCTCGTGACTTCCTTCATCTGTCTTGCGTTGCAGGGCTGGATTCCCACATGGCTGGCGGTTCTGGCCGTGAGCCGGGACGCGATCATTGTCGGCGGGCTGGTCTTTCTCCAGATTTGGGGCGTGGACGTGAAGTCGCGCATTCAACCCATCTGGGCGAGCAAGTTCACGACCACGGCCCAGATTCTGCTCGTGATCTATGTCATGCTGGAAAAGACCTTCATGTTTTCCTTTCCCGTGCTGCTGCAGAGTCTCATCTGGGTGACCGGGCTGCTTACCATTGTTTCCGGCATTCTGTATTTTCGGCGCGGTTTCGCCATGATGGCCGAGCCCATCGAGGACCGCACCTGCTGA
- a CDS encoding YggT family protein, whose translation MSVLGSLVQAAAFVLGAVLNIYFWIVIVSALLSWVNPDPYNPIVRFLRAMTEPVFYKIRQWIPFAVVGGFDLTPVVVLLVIKVAEIVIVGNLAQLAFSLRSGAMM comes from the coding sequence ATGTCCGTTCTGGGTTCCCTTGTTCAGGCCGCAGCTTTCGTGCTCGGCGCAGTGTTGAATATCTATTTCTGGATTGTCATTGTTTCCGCCCTGCTTTCCTGGGTGAATCCCGATCCGTACAATCCCATCGTCCGTTTTTTGCGGGCCATGACCGAACCTGTCTTTTACAAGATCCGCCAATGGATTCCCTTTGCGGTTGTGGGCGGCTTCGACCTGACTCCCGTGGTCGTGCTGCTGGTCATCAAGGTCGCGGAGATCGTGATCGTGGGGAATCTGGCTCAACTGGCATTTTCCCTTCGTTCGGGAGCCATGATGTAG
- a CDS encoding twin-arginine translocase TatA/TatE family subunit has product MIGGFGIWELLIILVIVLLIFGANKLPEIGGGIGKAISNFKRATNEPDEIDVTPKKDEEKKEG; this is encoded by the coding sequence ATGATCGGCGGCTTCGGCATCTGGGAACTGTTGATTATCCTCGTCATCGTGCTGCTTATCTTCGGTGCCAACAAACTGCCTGAAATCGGCGGCGGCATCGGAAAGGCCATCAGCAATTTCAAGCGGGCCACCAATGAGCCCGACGAAATCGACGTGACCCCGAAAAAAGATGAGGAAAAAAAGGAAGGCTAG